One Glycine max cultivar Williams 82 chromosome 1, Glycine_max_v4.0, whole genome shotgun sequence genomic window, ccatatataaattaaggaaacatttataaagaaaaaaagcatcagccattgttttcttttaaaaatttacaatgtggAGTTAAAGGAAAAAGTGATAATATTGATCGATTAGAGGTCATATTTAgcacaaaaaaaatctttgttgCTCTCTAGTtttttctgttgttttccaTCTCCAGGTTCCCCTATACATTCTTCAAAACTAGGGGCGCTAGGTAGAGGAGCTCTATTGAAAATgaagtattgaaaaaaaaaacggatTAAAGTTaatgtattaataattaatattgattgTTCAAAGGCCATATTTAGTGATATATATGCTTTTGAGTTTTTCTTCTGCTTTTGTGGTTTGCTctcttgttttctttgttttttcccCCCCTACCTTCCACATTTCTTCTTTCAAAACTACGACGCTAGAGGAGTTCTATTTCTATACTGAAAAGGAAGTAtcgtagttttttcttttttattacgcGGAACTGAGGAAGTATTAATAATAGttaaacaaaacaaatcaaACCACGTGCATATAATGAAGGTCAAgtcaatgtatatatataagatgATGGTCAAATCagatatttttaactaaaagtcAAAATAGTTGTACTGCACATGCTACACTACTTCACTTGAGCACACAtaagttgaaaattttaaaaacattgctCACTGCGAACGATAGCATGCTGTACATTTGGTTAAAGAATTTTCAAAAGCTtatctttgacattttttatttatttatagagcAGCCGTTTGGTGTATATAATAACATGATGacgttgaataatatttttatatatgtttcatCAACTTGTGATGCTTCTACGTAATCTCGTACCAATCTACTTCAACcatcatatcatatataatataatttacggCATCTAAATTTAAGTTTCTATAAACCTAGCTAGCTCGCAATCCgtctataaaaaaacaattgcaAAATCATACTTGATTACGGGTAAGCTTCAACAATAAGTTATAGTATTAGAAAATTTCACAAGTTTATAATATATTGTAATATTTGTGAAGAGACAGGTCTCTGAGTAACGTATACTAGCCtcttattaaacaaaaatacttgGAAATAcgcaatatttttatatatagacatagtatttgtattaattaaagtaaaattataaatcggtttatatatatttgtcagTTGTCACAAGGTAAAGAAAGTGTTGATCTATTTATTTGTGTTAGCAGCGGTTTGGTTTGGTGtttgtttcatctttttctgatttttcaaaattacaaaacagggatttaagaaaatatcatcaaaaagaTGGGAATTCAAGCACGAGAAATTTCAGAGGGGTTGCAGGCACATGTTAGGTGAAATCACAAGGAAAAAGTGCGAGCCAAGTGTGTTTCCTGCATACCTCAAGTCTTCTTCTGAGGAAAATAATGCAACGAGTTCCACGGAAGAAAACAATGATCATCAACTACTTATGGAGGAGAACAAGAACCTAAAGAAGGAGAGATTAGAGCTGCAAGTGCAAATAGATGAATGCAAAGCACTTGAAATGAAGTTGTTGGAATGTCTCTCTCAGTTTATGGACACCCACCAAAATAAAGTTAGGAGACTATGttaattgataattattatttgatggaAATATATAGAGCTGTTTTAAGAGTTTTcatggattataattaataatgctagttttaatttaatgttcaCGCTTCACTCATATTCAGCAAGTTGTAAACCCTAGTTAGCATTATCACAAATaatgtatgaaaattaattagctAATAACCTAATATATATGTTCAGCTCTAAACCAAATGTTCTACTGAGACGCAGGCGCGAGTAATAATAAATTGCAAATTGGAGAAGAGTAACCGTCACATCGATTCTCAATGTATATCTGGATTTGGGCTTCACCACTTG contains:
- the HSF-05 gene encoding heat stress transcription factor B-2a; translation: MANNYSVLELNLGLGNNNVGGHAGQSPRQRCPAPFLLKTYDLLEELGENIEDSTKIVSWNAEGTGFVVWSPSEFSELTLPRYFKHNNFSSFIRQLNTYGFKKISSKRWEFKHEKFQRGCRHMLGEITRKKCEPSVFPAYLKSSSEENNATSSTEENNDHQLLMEENKNLKKERLELQVQIDECKALEMKLLECLSQFMDTHQNKVRRLC